Genomic window (Saccharothrix australiensis):
TCGACCCCCATCCGCTGGAGCCACTGCCCGAAGCCGAGCGGCCGGTCGGACATGACCTGGTCGAACACCATCGGGAACCGCGTGCCGCCGTCGGCGACCATCAGGGCCGGGGCGACGTGGTAGGTCCACGAGACCTCGTTCGAACCGGCGACCGGTACGGCCAGGGACGCGCTGAGGTCCGGGTTCGTCCGCGACACGAAGACCTTGGCGGGGACCAGGCCGAGTCGCCTCATCTCGGACGCCCAGACGTGGGCGCGGAGGTCGCAGCCGTGCTCGGGGTGATCGATGGGCACGCGCAACCAGCCGTGCTCCTCGTCGTGGAACCTCAGGTTCCGCAGGTGGTCGAAGACCTCTTGCGCGCGTCCGACGGGCAGCGTCCCGTCACCGGCCGGAGCGCTCGGCCCGGCTTCGGGGTGGCCGGCGGGGTCCTGTCGATCCGCCCCACCCGGCGGCGGTCCGCCGGTGCCCTGGTGCGCACCGGGTCCGAGGTGCACCGGTTGGTTCAACCCCGGGTCCGCCGGCGCGCCCTCGGGCAGGGCCGCGTTCCACGACGTCGGCTCGGACCCGCCCCACGGCAGGTGCCGCGTCCACCCACCCGGCACCCACATCGGGTTGCCCAGGGCATCCACCCGCGACGACCCCACCACCACCGGACTCCCCGGCAACCCCAACCAGACCATGTCCGTCGGCCTCGACACCGCGACACCCGTCGACGTCGACAGCCGCCGCGCGAAGTCCTCCAGCCCGGGCGTCGCGCACGAGTAGATCCGGATCTCGGCACTCCCGTCCCACCCGGCGGGCTCAAGCACGTCCATCGCCTGATCGGGCGAGAACGGCACACCACCGTGGTCGGCCGCCCGGAACACCAGCCCCACCACACCAGGCTCACGCGGCAACGACACCACCGCCTGGTCGAAGACGGCATCCTCCCGACCTCGCACGAACACACCCACCGGAACCACCACCGGCGCACCGGTGTCCACCGGGAGTGGGACCGCCGTACCGGGGGCCGCCGGGAGCGGAACCGACGAACGCCACGCCACATCGGTCGGCGGCAACCCCGCGGGGCCCGCCGTGAAGTTCGGAGTCGCCGGCATCCGGAGTTCGCCGAGGAAGTCCGTCGCGGCTTCCGGCGAGCTGGTGAACAGGTCGGCCGCCTCGGGTGGCAGCAGCACCGGCTCCCACCCGCCCTTCTCGTACCGGGACGCGGTGACGGTCCGCACCCCTGCCCAGAGGCTCGGCACCTTGGACAGGAACGACAGCGCCGCCGTCCACACCAAACCGGGGTCTTCGTGCCGCTCGACCGCCGCGCGGACCTGGGTCAGGTGCAGGTCACCCGGACGGTTGTGCAACTGCCGCACCAGGGTGTGCACCACCTTCGCCGTCAACGCGACGGTGCCCTCCACATCACCCATCGCCACCGGCGGCCGACCCTCGTTCTGGACGGTGTCCGTCACCCAGCTCTGCGCCTCGTTCTCCGTCAACCCCGACAACGGCGGAAGGACGAACTCCGACCCGATCCGCTCCTCCACCTGTTGAAGCATGTCGGGACCCGTCCGGTGCACCACCGACTTCCGCCGCACCCGCCCCTCGGGCGCGTCGTACTCCTGCGGCGTCAAGTTCCGCCACTCCGGCGGGAACACCTCCTCCTGCGTGCGGGAATAGTTCCCCGCCAACTCGTCCAGGTACACCGCGCCGAAGGGATGCCCCTTCCGCATGAGAATCCCGTTGTTGCCACGATGGGATTCGACGAACTCGTCACCGCTCTCGTCCACGACCTCCACGTCCCGGCCCGCGAAGGCGAAACCACTACCGTGATCGTCCCGATCGGTCCGGTCGGTCGCGATCAGGTTCTGCACATCGAGCAACCGGTCATCACCATCGAGGTACAAGCCGCCGAACCGGTGCAGGACCTCGACCCGCAACAGATCACTGGCCGCCGCGTAACCGGGACCGGTCGTCTTCGCCATCTCCGTGCGGAAGAACGGATTGAGCTGAAGGGGCGCCTCGGCGTTGAACACCTCGTCGACACCGACCAAGCCGATGCCGTTCTCCCGCGCCCACACCGCCATCTCCCGCACACCCTCAAGGTGCCAGGGAAGATTCTCATCGGGGTGCGCCGCCAAAGCCTCGACGATGTCCGACCGAGGCACATCCGTCCACAACACCGCCGACCCGCCAACCTCACGCATCCGACCGGCGGTCAGGGCGAAGTTCGCGCGGAAGACGTCCATCTTTCCCAACGCCCGCAGCGGACCGCCGAGCCAGATCCCGTGCACCACAAGCGGAAGCTCACCAACCGGCGGCACCGTACGGAGGTCGACACCGAACCCCTCCCAGAAGCGCAAGTCCTCCTCACGCCACCGGGTGTAGTGGATCGGCTGCTGAACCTGCCCCAACGCGTCCGGTTGGAGCTGATCGCGGGTAGGCGTCCCCTTTGTCATGTCGAGCAGGCCGAGCAACGTCATCCCCTGCGCCGCGGACAGCGCGGAGTAGTCCAAGCCGCGCAGGAACTCCGGCGCGCCCGGGGGCACGCGCAGGCCCAGGAGATCCGGACCCAGCAGAGCTTCCCGTTCCGGCGCGGACCCGGCGTGCGGGTTCAGCCGGTGGTTCCGCTCGACCATCGCCTCCAGGTGCTCGACCACCGCGGTCGCCGGGCGGACACCGCGGTACGGGTCAGAGGCGGCGCTCGGGACGGGGGCGGCACTCGGGGCGGGGGTGGGGCTCGGGGCGGGGGCGAGGCTCGGGAACCCCTGTCCTCCTGTGCGCTCGATCCGCTGCGGCTCCCGAGCGCGCCCCGGCCCGGACGCCTCCGCTCCCGGCCGCCGACGAGCGTCGTCGTCGACCCACCGCCCCAGCTCCTCCGCACGCCGCCGCGGCGACCTCGAACGCCGCTGCGGCCGATAGCGGTCCGGGTACCGCGGTCGGTCCGGCGGCGCGCCGCGCCTCCCGCCGCCCGGCCCCAGGTGCAGCGGCGGGTCCAACCGCAGAGCCGTCGGCACCACCGGTGGTGGCACCCCGTTCGACGCGCCGTTCGGCGACTGCCGCACCCACCTGCCCGGCACCCACACGTGACCGCCCTGGGCATCCACCCCCGGCGACCCCACCACCACCGGACTACCGGAATACCCCAACCACACCGCGTCCGTCGGCCACAACACCCCGACACCAGTCGACATCGACAGCTGCTGCGCGAAGTGCGCCAAACCGGGCGACGCGCACGAGTACAGCCGGATGTCCTCGCGCCCGTTCCACCCGCCGGCCACGCTCGCCCGTACCGCGTCCTCCGGTGAGAACCGCACACCACCGTGGTCAGCCGCCCGGAACACCAACCCCGTCACACCGGGCTCGCGCGGCAACAGCCCCACCGCCTGGTCGAAGGCATCATCCCCCCGACCACGCACGAACACACCCACCGGAACCATCACCGCTGTCCCGGTGCCCACCAGGAGCGGAACCGACGAACGCCACGCCTCGCCGGTCAACGGCAACCCCGTGGGGTCCGCTCCGGAGACCGGGGTCACCGGGACCCGGCCCTCGCCCAGGAAATCCGCCGCTCCCGGCAGGAAGGTGACCAGGTCCCCGACCACCTGCGGCAGTGGCACCTCCTGGTACTGACCGCGCTCGAACCGGGACCTGGTGGCCGTGCGCACCCGCGCCCACAACCCCGGCACCCTGGCCAGGAACGACAACGCCGCCGCCCACACCAAACCAGGGTTCTCGTGCCGCTCGACCGCCGCGCGGACCTGGGTCAGGTGGAGGTCGCCGGGACGGTTGTGCAACTGCCGCACCAGGGTGTGCACCACCTTCGCCGTCAACGCGACGGTGCCCTCCACATCACCTGTCGCCACCGGCGGCCGACCCTCGTTCTGGACGGTGTCCGTCACCCAGCTCTGCGCCTCGTTCTCCGTCAACCCCGACAGCAGCGGAAGGACGAACTCGGGCCCGATCCGCTCCTCCAGCTCCTGGAACATCTCGGGGCCGGTCCGGTGCACCACCGACTTCCGCCGGATGCGCCTCTCGGGCGCGTCGTACTCCTGCGGCGTCAAGCCCTGCAACTCGGGCGGGAACAGCTCCTCCTGCGTGCGGGCGTAGTTCCGCGCCAACTGGTCCAGGTACACCGCGCCGAAGGGGTGCCCCCTCCGCATGAGAATCCCGTTGTTGCCGCGGTGGACGTCGATGGAGTCGCCGACATCCACGTCTGCGCCCGCGAAGGCGAAGCCGTCACTGTGATCGTCCCGATCGGTCCGGTCGGTCGCGATCAGGTTCTGCACGTCGAGCAGCCGGTCGTCGCCGTCGAGGTACAAGCCGCCGAACCGGTGCAGGACCTCGACCCGCAACAGATCACTGGCCGCCGCGTAACCGGGACCGGTCGTCTTCGCCATCTCCGTGCGGAAGAACGGATTGAGCTGAAGGGGCGCCTCGGCGTTGAACACCTCGTCGACACCGACCAAGCCGATGCCGTTCTCCCGCGCCCACACCGCCATCTCCCGCACACCCTCAAGGTGCCAGGGAAGATTCTCATCGGGGTGCGCCGCCAAAGCCTCGACGATGTCCGACCGAGGCACATCCGTCCACAACACCGCCGACCCGCCAACCTCACGCATCCGACCGGCGGTCAGGGCGAAGTTCGCGCGGAAGACGTCCATCTTTCCCAACGCCCGCAGCGGACCGCCGAGCCAGATCCCGTGCACCACAAGCGGAAGCTCACCAACCGGCGGCACCGTACGGAGGTCGACACCGAACCCCTCCCAGAAGCGCAAGTCCTCCTCGCGCCACCGGGTCTGGTTGACCTGCTGCGGCACCTGCCCCAGCGCGTCGGGCTGGAGGTCGTGCCACGCCGGAGGGTGCCGGGTCATGTCGAGCCGGCGCAGCAGCGTCATCCCCTGCGCCGCGGACAGCGCGGAGTGGTCCAGGCCGCGCAGGAACTCCGGCGGGCCCGGGGGCACGCGCAGGCCGAGGACGTCCGGCCCCAGCAAACTTTCCGCCGGCGGTGGCACTCCCGAGCCCGAATTCCACCGGTGGTTCCACTCCGCCATCGCCTCCAGTCGCGCGACCACCCCGGCCAGCGGCGGGACACCGCCGTACGGGTCGGCGACGACACCCGCGGGCGGTCCGAACGGGCCAGGCGCGGCCGTCATCGGCTCGTCGGGGCGCGGGGCGATCCGCGGCGGTCGTCGGGCGCCGGACGGCCCCGGTTCGCCCTCGTAACCCCGCCTCGACCGCGAGGGCCGACCGGGGCCGCCGCCGACGAGCCCGCTGATCCTGGGGTTGTCGGTGTCGGCGCGCAGGCGTTCGGACAGGCGGCGCGCGCCGCGCTCGGGGTCGGGGCGGTCCCGGTCGACGTGCAACCGCCAGGCCACCAGGTCCATCACCGCGTGGTCCCGCTCGCTCCGGGCGCGCTCTTCCGGGGTCGGGTCGTCCAGGTGGAAGGTGATCTGGTGACGGGGCACGACGATCCCCGCGGCCTGCCTGCGCAGGTCGGCCGCGGCGCTCTCGCTGAGCTTGCCGCGGTCGAGGCCCTCGCGGGCCACCGACAGCGCGTTCTCCCAGCCGGGCAGGGAGGTCGGGTCGCTGACGGCGGTCGTCGGGTGGGCCCGGCGCTCGCCACCCGCCCCTTGGCGGACCCAGTCCGCCTTGTTCGCGTCGTGGGGCGCCCGCTTCTCGTCCTTGCCGGTGGGCTGCTTGTCGTCCTTGGCGGCCTGCTGCTGGTCCGTCGGAGGGGACGAGGTGGGGCCCGCGACCCCCTGGTCCGGGGTGGCCTGCTGCCGGGCAGGCTGATCCGGGGCGGGCTGGTCCGGGGCAGGCTGGTCCGGGGCGGGCTGGTCCGGAGCGGGTTGGTCGTAGGCCGGCGGGGACGTCTCGGCGTCGTAGGCCGGCGGGGGCGTCTCCACGTCGTAAGGCGGCGGAGCGTCTCGTGACTCCGGCGTGCTCGACGGCTGCCCGATCGGCGAGGCCGGGCCGGTGGGCCCCGCCTGGCTCGTCGATCCGGTCTGGCTCGTCGAACCGGTCTGGCCCGCAGTCACCGGCTGGTTGGTCGGGGCGGTCGAGGAAGTGCTCGGCGTGACGCCGGACGACGGAACACCCGGCGTGGTGCCGGACGACGGGGTGTTCGGCGTGGTGCCGCTGGGCGGCGGGGTGTTCGGCGTGGTGCCGGCTGACGGCTGGTCGGCGGTGGCGGGTGGCGGGGTGTCCACCGCGGTGTGTTCGGTGGTCGGGCGGCTGGACACCGCGTCCTCGGAGTTCGGCAGGCCCTCCGGTTCGCCGGACCGGTTCCCCTCGAACCGCGCGGACGGCACGTCCGCCGGATCGATCGCCGGTCTACCCGCCGGCTCCTGACTCGACGTGGGCGGCGCGTCGGGTCGCCCCTCGCCGCCGGGGGTTTCCCCACTGGGGTTCTCCCGGCTCGGAGTGCCGGGATCCGCGCTCGGCGCACCGGGGGGAGAACCGCTGGGCACGCCCGGGGACTGGCCGCCGGTCGATTCGCCGCGAGGGACGCCGCCCTCGGAACCCTGTCCAGGCGGAGGCACCCCGTGCGGGCCACCTGTGCCGCCGCCGTCCGGACCGGCACCGTCCACACCACGGCCATCCGGACCCGCGGGAGTGGAACCGCTTCCACCGGTGCCGGTGGAGTCGCTACCGCTCGCGCCAGGGTCGCCGGGTACGACACCGCTTCCGCCCGGATCGACCGAGCCGGGGCCGCCACCGACGCCCGGCGGCTCGGGCGCACCGCCGCGCGGCGGCTCGGGCGCACCGCCGCGCGGCGTCGGCGAATCCGGTCCCCCGCGCACCGGCGTGTCCGGTCCCTCGACGACCAGCCGATCGGGACCGGTCGGGCCCGGCCCCACCAGCCCTGGTGGGCCACCCCCTGGCGGCACGACCGTTCCGGGCGGCCCCGTCGTGTTGCGCGACAGCGACTCGCGCCACTGGTCGACCCGCTTCTCCAGCTCCTGCCCGGCGTTGTCGGCGGCCTGCCCGATGCCCCCGGTGACCGCGCCGTTGATCGCGCCCAGCAGGAGCCCCAGCGGGTTGCCGCCGGTGATCGCCAGGCCGACGAGCCCGACCAGGACCTCCACCTGCGCCTCGGTGAGGGCGGCGAGGGAGGAGCTGTTGCGGCGGATGTCACCCAGCAGCTTCATGTTCGCCAGCATCAGCGGCCCCATGAGGAAGCCGGCCAACCCGCCGAGCGCGGCGCTGAGGAGCGAGTTCTGCTTGTCCCACTCCGTGCGGTTGCCCTCGATGAACTGGATGCCCTGCGCCAGGGCGTCCTCGCCGACCTCCTGGCCGCTCTCCTGGAGGGTTTCCTGGAGCATCTCCTTACCGAGCCGCAGGCCGAGGGCGAAGTTCGCGCCGTACCGGTCGGCGAGGTTCTGCCAGACCTTCTCCTTCGCCGCGCCCAGCGCGTCGCTCGCCCTGGCGAACGCGCCGGGCGCGCCGGGCGGCGGGACCACGGGGTCGGGTGTCCTCGTGACCGGTGGCGGGGTCGGCGCGCCCTCGCCGCGGGGAGGCGGGGTCGGGCTGTGCTCACCACGGGGCGGCGGCGGGGCACCATCGCCACGGGGCGGCGGGGTCGGGGTGCCCTCACCACGGGGAGGCGGCGGCGTCGGGGTGCCCTCACCACGAGGCGACGGGGTCGGGTCCGGTTTGCCCGGCGGCGGCGTGGGGGTGTGCCCACCGGGAGGCGGCGGGGTCGGGGTCTTCTTCGGGGTCGGGGTGGGGATGTGCCGAGTGGTCAACGGGATGCGCTGCTCGAGCCGGTCGAACAGGTGCTTCACGGTGGGGCCGGGGACGTCGTCGAGGCCCCGCGTCACCGAGAGCGTGACGGACAGGCGGGTGTAGAAGTCGTTCTGGATCCGCATGGCGGAGATCCGGCCCGTCAGGATGAACGACGGGACGAGCGCCGCCGTGAACGGGTTCGTCAGCGCCCAGGTGATCTCCGCGCCGGTGGTGGCGCTCTGGATCAGCATCGAGTACTTGGTGTGCTCGACGTTCAGCGCCAGGTCGCGCACCTGGAACGACATCCGGTCGGCCAGCGAGGACAGGGCGGGCGCCCGGCCGCCCAACCCCTTCGCGAAGTCGCCGAACGCCTCGCCCGCCGGCCCCGAGATGTGGTTGCCGACGACGCGGGAGTGCCGGCCGACCTCGTCCACCGAGCCGAGCACGTCCCGCCCGGTGCTCTCCAGCTTCGACCCGAGCAACCGGAGCTTGTCCTCGTCGCCCCTCGGCCAGAAGTCACCGGCGATCAGGACCACGAGCGGGTCGAGGTCCGGCGGGATCTCCAGACTCATGTCAGGTGCTCGGCAGCCGGTCGTCAGGCGCCGGGTCGTCAGGCACCGGGCTCGGGCCGCGGACCGGGCCGGGGAGCGCTCGGCGGACGGGGCTCGGACGAGTCCGGCGCGACACCGCGGTCCGGCTGCTGGACGGGTGCGTTCGCGAGCACGGCGGGCCGCCCGTCCCCACCCTGCGGCGCTTGGCGGCCCTCGTTGCCGCCGGCGTAGCCGGCGTGGACCCTGACGTAGGGCACCCGGTCCTCGCGGCGCTCGTAACCCCGCACCTCCGGACCGACCTCGTGCAGCACCCGGTCCGGGATGTGCTCGAAGCGCGGCACCTCCGGGCCCACCTTGTGCGGCAAGCGGTCCTGGATGTGCTCGAAGCGCGACATCTCCGGGCCGGCCTCGCGCTTCCTCGGCTGCGGCGCGGTCGGCTGCTTCTTCTCCAGGCCCCCGAAGTCCTTGCCGAGGCCCTGGGCGAGCCGCGCGTTGCCGCCCTCGACCTCGGCCAACCGCGTCGCCAACGACTTCAGGCCCTGCGACGCGAACTCCAGCTCGTCCTGCAAACCCGCCAGGCCGTCGGTGAACGCGCGCCGGCTCTCCAGGTAGTGCGGGGCGAACTCCTTGCCCGCGTCGTCATCGCCCCAGGAACCCTCCAGCTCGGCGAGTTGCAGCAGGGTGAGGTTGATCTGGTGCACCCGGTCGGCGAGCCGGCCGTAGCCGTCCCCGCCGCGGGACAGACCGTCGGTGTCCACCCAGAACGTCCCGGACATCGTGACTCCTCGCTCTCCGCGGGTGGGGCTCAGCCGAAGTCGTGCGCGGGCGGCTCGCCGGGCACGTAGGAAGCCAGGTCCGCCTTCCCCTCGACGATGTCGCGCGCGTTCAGGCCGGCGGGCAGCAAGGGCGCCAACAACTCCGCCGCCGCGTCCAGCGCCTTGCCCCGCGCCTCGCGGGTGGCGGTGAGGATCGCGCCCGCCAGTTCCGCGGGCGCCATCCGCTTGTAGGCGTCCGTGGGGAAGGCGAGGTCGGTCAGCTCACCCTGGTTCCCCACGGTCACCT
Coding sequences:
- a CDS encoding protein-glutamine glutaminase family protein; this encodes MSLEIPPDLDPLVVLIAGDFWPRGDEDKLRLLGSKLESTGRDVLGSVDEVGRHSRVVGNHISGPAGEAFGDFAKGLGGRAPALSSLADRMSFQVRDLALNVEHTKYSMLIQSATTGAEITWALTNPFTAALVPSFILTGRISAMRIQNDFYTRLSVTLSVTRGLDDVPGPTVKHLFDRLEQRIPLTTRHIPTPTPKKTPTPPPPGGHTPTPPPGKPDPTPSPRGEGTPTPPPPRGEGTPTPPPRGDGAPPPPRGEHSPTPPPRGEGAPTPPPVTRTPDPVVPPPGAPGAFARASDALGAAKEKVWQNLADRYGANFALGLRLGKEMLQETLQESGQEVGEDALAQGIQFIEGNRTEWDKQNSLLSAALGGLAGFLMGPLMLANMKLLGDIRRNSSSLAALTEAQVEVLVGLVGLAITGGNPLGLLLGAINGAVTGGIGQAADNAGQELEKRVDQWRESLSRNTTGPPGTVVPPGGGPPGLVGPGPTGPDRLVVEGPDTPVRGGPDSPTPRGGAPEPPRGGAPEPPGVGGGPGSVDPGGSGVVPGDPGASGSDSTGTGGSGSTPAGPDGRGVDGAGPDGGGTGGPHGVPPPGQGSEGGVPRGESTGGQSPGVPSGSPPGAPSADPGTPSRENPSGETPGGEGRPDAPPTSSQEPAGRPAIDPADVPSARFEGNRSGEPEGLPNSEDAVSSRPTTEHTAVDTPPPATADQPSAGTTPNTPPPSGTTPNTPSSGTTPGVPSSGVTPSTSSTAPTNQPVTAGQTGSTSQTGSTSQAGPTGPASPIGQPSSTPESRDAPPPYDVETPPPAYDAETSPPAYDQPAPDQPAPDQPAPDQPAPDQPARQQATPDQGVAGPTSSPPTDQQQAAKDDKQPTGKDEKRAPHDANKADWVRQGAGGERRAHPTTAVSDPTSLPGWENALSVAREGLDRGKLSESAAADLRRQAAGIVVPRHQITFHLDDPTPEERARSERDHAVMDLVAWRLHVDRDRPDPERGARRLSERLRADTDNPRISGLVGGGPGRPSRSRRGYEGEPGPSGARRPPRIAPRPDEPMTAAPGPFGPPAGVVADPYGGVPPLAGVVARLEAMAEWNHRWNSGSGVPPPAESLLGPDVLGLRVPPGPPEFLRGLDHSALSAAQGMTLLRRLDMTRHPPAWHDLQPDALGQVPQQVNQTRWREEDLRFWEGFGVDLRTVPPVGELPLVVHGIWLGGPLRALGKMDVFRANFALTAGRMREVGGSAVLWTDVPRSDIVEALAAHPDENLPWHLEGVREMAVWARENGIGLVGVDEVFNAEAPLQLNPFFRTEMAKTTGPGYAAASDLLRVEVLHRFGGLYLDGDDRLLDVQNLIATDRTDRDDHSDGFAFAGADVDVGDSIDVHRGNNGILMRRGHPFGAVYLDQLARNYARTQEELFPPELQGLTPQEYDAPERRIRRKSVVHRTGPEMFQELEERIGPEFVLPLLSGLTENEAQSWVTDTVQNEGRPPVATGDVEGTVALTAKVVHTLVRQLHNRPGDLHLTQVRAAVERHENPGLVWAAALSFLARVPGLWARVRTATRSRFERGQYQEVPLPQVVGDLVTFLPGAADFLGEGRVPVTPVSGADPTGLPLTGEAWRSSVPLLVGTGTAVMVPVGVFVRGRGDDAFDQAVGLLPREPGVTGLVFRAADHGGVRFSPEDAVRASVAGGWNGREDIRLYSCASPGLAHFAQQLSMSTGVGVLWPTDAVWLGYSGSPVVVGSPGVDAQGGHVWVPGRWVRQSPNGASNGVPPPVVPTALRLDPPLHLGPGGGRRGAPPDRPRYPDRYRPQRRSRSPRRRAEELGRWVDDDARRRPGAEASGPGRAREPQRIERTGGQGFPSLAPAPSPTPAPSAAPVPSAASDPYRGVRPATAVVEHLEAMVERNHRLNPHAGSAPEREALLGPDLLGLRVPPGAPEFLRGLDYSALSAAQGMTLLGLLDMTKGTPTRDQLQPDALGQVQQPIHYTRWREEDLRFWEGFGVDLRTVPPVGELPLVVHGIWLGGPLRALGKMDVFRANFALTAGRMREVGGSAVLWTDVPRSDIVEALAAHPDENLPWHLEGVREMAVWARENGIGLVGVDEVFNAEAPLQLNPFFRTEMAKTTGPGYAAASDLLRVEVLHRFGGLYLDGDDRLLDVQNLIATDRTDRDDHGSGFAFAGRDVEVVDESGDEFVESHRGNNGILMRKGHPFGAVYLDELAGNYSRTQEEVFPPEWRNLTPQEYDAPEGRVRRKSVVHRTGPDMLQQVEERIGSEFVLPPLSGLTENEAQSWVTDTVQNEGRPPVAMGDVEGTVALTAKVVHTLVRQLHNRPGDLHLTQVRAAVERHEDPGLVWTAALSFLSKVPSLWAGVRTVTASRYEKGGWEPVLLPPEAADLFTSSPEAATDFLGELRMPATPNFTAGPAGLPPTDVAWRSSVPLPAAPGTAVPLPVDTGAPVVVPVGVFVRGREDAVFDQAVVSLPREPGVVGLVFRAADHGGVPFSPDQAMDVLEPAGWDGSAEIRIYSCATPGLEDFARRLSTSTGVAVSRPTDMVWLGLPGSPVVVGSSRVDALGNPMWVPGGWTRHLPWGGSEPTSWNAALPEGAPADPGLNQPVHLGPGAHQGTGGPPPGGADRQDPAGHPEAGPSAPAGDGTLPVGRAQEVFDHLRNLRFHDEEHGWLRVPIDHPEHGCDLRAHVWASEMRRLGLVPAKVFVSRTNPDLSASLAVPVAGSNEVSWTYHVAPALMVADGGTRFPMVFDQVMSDRPLGFGQWLQRMGVDPATSLNLRGTVLDVQAALEEDREATPHLWADDEGVWPSGRAVVLHTEGHAFSFPGPGDTPPGNWDEAARLFELIRFELVEQAVIGHRRSVDRHLEHLAVSAWRYVQHDQYDGPQLLHALRQLVAREPVGSPGALQRAPEVDGWLRQLLPSDLEELDRLFPPVDESSDEESSDDELPDDESSDDDEPVTSGAPPRLPDEPAHPVERTPETRSDDPVRRSEWEHLRHRATPVEVRTEYVDFVQARPSGTTGPGSPRKATLATIKRSRRVPVNYDLRRLEARPGRWVREFTLRLHLAPQRGVVTEPQLADVRRRATLAVDRFFNRGHLLPGGDQLDVRLEFAADPDDAHTTVAIVGNIGKHRHSTWGVDIDLPALAHEIAHKLGVRDRHFIAGVIFNSPRPGGEHRGPDGPVAPVRDAVARDGGLMTTALYSPHARLTAPELARIEQTGNATLVRDTPYDVLHAGEPGPPPPSDRPPPSDRPPSSDRPPRTGHPAGRPRWRPTLEPTEEHAEPPERAAPEPDRGTPDSDRTPGADRGMPDADRRPEPEPEPAAPEPAPTAEALYGDLPAYLRDSRTLGPARQLTPVRGVPDVVDQLRLLAPHVRRWTEVDVVRSLLARDVGGLLGDGGTFTVRGDGRPYRLTVAARFDWRRMAVGDEAGERLTVTGEVERTTGSGRGSSRDRGLSPELSFLGLPPLVVTLGVRAPTGPTESRRSERKTEVTTSTEVEVGAARDVRDLPVAFSFSLASGAARPRGPVRAEGRVELRAPIGLSTADPAGARLLPHSPDGSSRNLSDDARRALHADGLRPVVAEPPRRTAVEAVVVDHRGHPDFFTQTAERLGARFDDVTRVGADGEAVLRRFLSREHIEAGLPAMIAHDGDTRPDAGWIRSEPLAKGRGFELFPRVTQVEMRAVPRWTRVEPTTRTGAATTAERAELRSSDVVGADRRVGFDLFAGGGAVVPGGVTVAAGPAGGLGHGRQVKRTHERSAAAEGSVKSTEDVVRYEVVYDIEVRPLGGAKHRLRGTVTAWQWTDAGSAARGGLIPAARRREFRSGAARTHFMPVEAERGEVLLGALDPLSTRQWFHDQVVPLLRRVPLRTWPMTDVPMRTGLLLSTSRFVGQFDDPEFAKGLVGGIADALDRERVLRDALSDEALAVLRDRMSGPGLVIPLLRDGFGHEYETTITLRAAVDDIRDGDLLTTGRATTTARKAEDDDGGDFTRVRDTKAAVGARGWFSLRPGVWRIGVRFQRAWSRPTTFGGTVKSTVDRERGGGLTDEGGLADRELREFRATLRITADVVSHKRLNRQLRKLSVGKPGRHAPVAHRIGETVRIDVPVGFRVPESYVTTTDPRTAPAPGPSAWTPLDDPPPPGRLPPGASRAFDHVEVVAFTGAPELQRVARALLTEASGGDPVFDFAGGPVAEAIGDHLSAASLAADPRLFSRTTVLDGLRHPRRRADTDGVVGVSLRLRLADDQVTAEEFERVTRTVAGSSSVAGALDVADTWSGFVQGGAMVAGAGGHVTNGRIVDGVGGRGRLVGNASPLTTTRGRSTTGGLETGEEVETTGGPEPAYLARVVVDATVVVEARSRGNLDFDLTAPARPVVRGTTGRLPGAALVWLTADQLRALRGETPPAAGPVPPPERTVATPPTLTPGVSAKPSIGLGAARGPLDLTPHLAALREQLGPKLADRLLPDLRLDGVHDNRREAVRFLSDLTGAMNGHLNGGRITPLRLEDRFSGEVHHLTAAVRFTAPPAFGGIEHVTSLKASVRTALTAIEGTRRESTLLTFRTSAQGLLTVRDGAGQAGGSSGHRSGYGAVGGSLSGAADFGRRSHRRTDERTTTYEQSAKTTGPVAIHRGEVAVDLAITRHDTRAAALTVRRSMTVVSLPEHTLPPPAARRPRAGRPRRLARRGRPRRADDQAVLGRALPGRRDPAARGGQAGAARVRRHPDPGRGDRAAHRDHPLHAPRLPGAPAPRCVHDPDAHRPRPGGRTPRPVPERVPVRGHQRVGHGRRRDHDGGHAHHRAEPRHHPPALHDDAGGLGRGGAPRARGRLEGGAPAVRGDAQRPGAHPATGRARPVGDAHRVRDALRAHHVRPGDEHGRRARREDHPCPAGRRRVPRRRARDVGGTAPQAEGGGP
- a CDS encoding YbaB/EbfC family nucleoid-associated protein codes for the protein MRGATVSVNDEQLERVLARYREQRDELEAFQRGMSAISCTATAPRQTVKVTVGNQGELTDLAFPTDAYKRMAPAELAGAILTATREARGKALDAAAELLAPLLPAGLNARDIVEGKADLASYVPGEPPAHDFG